In a genomic window of Planctomicrobium piriforme:
- a CDS encoding 2TM domain-containing protein produces MATTTMTHEQAEQRAHRNFYIHAAAYAGVNSVLAYIDLTNSPDRMWFYWPLAGWGVGLALHAVSVFVTHKAADRVLARQEHRAERQERREQRREERHQAHV; encoded by the coding sequence ATGGCCACGACAACAATGACGCACGAACAGGCAGAACAGCGCGCCCACCGTAACTTCTACATTCACGCAGCGGCCTATGCGGGAGTGAATTCTGTTCTTGCCTACATCGATCTGACGAACAGCCCGGACCGTATGTGGTTCTATTGGCCGCTGGCCGGATGGGGCGTCGGTCTCGCACTGCATGCTGTGAGCGTGTTCGTCACCCACAAAGCCGCTGATCGAGTGCTGGCCCGCCAGGAACACCGCGCAGAGCGTCAAGAACGACGTGAGCAACGCCGGGAAGAACGCCATCAGGCCCACGTTTGA
- a CDS encoding aldose 1-epimerase — protein MATSIRIHDSASGATALVAPELGFNCYAFSTKIHGKTVQIIDAPEDVLTGTHRPSGFGIPILFPFPNRIRDGKFTWDGNNYAVPLSPGKPNAIHGFCYDRPWRVIEKKKDTVTGQFQLSVDDPERRGCWPADFILDVRYRVAESRLECQFRITNPDKKPLPWGLGTHAYFRIPFGAASKPEQCLFSVPVSEQWELQDYLPTGRRLPVENKAPLRTGVRFGTQAFDDVFTGWATDGGTLRSSIIDEQAGIELTQICDSQYFREAVVFTPLGRNAVCMEPYTCVTDVINLEQRDVNAGLQVLAPGQVIQTWAAMQVSPVLA, from the coding sequence ATGGCCACGTCGATTCGCATTCATGACTCCGCCAGCGGAGCCACGGCCCTCGTTGCTCCCGAACTCGGGTTCAACTGCTACGCGTTCTCGACCAAGATTCACGGCAAGACGGTGCAGATCATCGATGCACCGGAAGATGTTCTGACAGGGACGCATCGGCCCAGCGGGTTCGGCATTCCGATTCTCTTCCCGTTCCCCAATCGCATCCGCGACGGGAAGTTCACCTGGGACGGGAACAATTACGCGGTCCCACTCTCGCCGGGGAAGCCGAACGCGATTCACGGGTTCTGCTACGACCGCCCGTGGCGCGTGATCGAGAAGAAGAAAGACACCGTGACCGGGCAGTTTCAACTGTCGGTCGACGACCCCGAACGACGCGGTTGCTGGCCGGCCGACTTCATTCTCGATGTGCGGTATCGGGTGGCCGAAAGCCGGCTGGAATGCCAGTTCCGGATCACCAACCCCGACAAGAAGCCGCTCCCCTGGGGTCTGGGGACGCATGCGTATTTCCGCATCCCGTTTGGAGCAGCCAGCAAACCGGAACAGTGCTTGTTCTCGGTCCCGGTGAGCGAGCAATGGGAACTGCAGGACTACCTGCCGACAGGCCGACGGCTGCCGGTGGAGAACAAGGCCCCGTTGCGAACTGGCGTTCGCTTCGGGACGCAAGCATTCGATGACGTCTTCACCGGCTGGGCGACTGACGGCGGCACCTTGCGAAGTTCGATTATCGACGAACAGGCGGGAATCGAGCTGACGCAGATCTGCGACTCGCAATACTTTCGCGAGGCGGTGGTGTTCACACCGCTGGGCCGCAATGCGGTCTGCATGGAGCCGTACACCTGTGTGACGGATGTGATCAATCTCGAACAGCGGGACGTCAACGCCGGATTACAGGTGCTCGCGCCGGGTCAGGTCATTCAGACCTGGGCGGCGATGCAGGTGAGCCCGGTCCTCGCGTAA
- a CDS encoding BON domain-containing protein — translation MLLPRKWALSLGLLAAVPGLTVAGPMDFLKGSPDAAATTPERANQEVADDIGKALGQAKLAYKDVSIEYLAGTATIKGQIKDASQRAMVTRIISEVPGVRTVENKLTLIEGAGAPAARPVSAASHEAAQAAAAHEAAAAPVQHAAGMQAASKPRVQQVNHETAAPQSNQAVAQGIADALTSAGLSGYDIEIRYKSGVASLIGSVDAKEQAVMAQRATMSVPGVTQVLNRLTVNGQPVNIPPTAGAPGYGPAPGMPPQGMAQGGPQGAVPAGYQQGYGAPPQGYGPPPGMPMQGYGPPPGMPPQGAPIQQAQGMAPGGMQAPMPQYGNVQQTGHHIYNQPNMPNYAWPTYAPYDNSAAISYPTQYDASAFPYIGPYYPYPQVPLGWRKSTLEWDDGYWSLKFDSKTDRWWWFLNPHNWH, via the coding sequence ATGCTTCTGCCACGGAAATGGGCACTGAGCCTCGGACTGCTGGCTGCAGTACCAGGTCTCACGGTGGCTGGTCCGATGGATTTCCTGAAGGGAAGTCCAGACGCGGCCGCCACAACGCCAGAACGAGCGAATCAGGAAGTCGCCGACGACATTGGTAAGGCCCTCGGCCAGGCCAAGTTGGCGTACAAAGACGTCAGCATCGAATATCTGGCGGGAACAGCCACCATTAAAGGGCAGATCAAGGACGCTTCACAGCGTGCCATGGTCACCCGCATCATCAGCGAAGTTCCCGGTGTTCGCACCGTGGAAAACAAGCTGACCCTCATTGAGGGAGCTGGTGCTCCGGCCGCTCGCCCGGTCTCTGCAGCCAGCCATGAAGCCGCACAGGCTGCCGCCGCTCACGAAGCAGCTGCCGCCCCGGTGCAGCACGCCGCTGGAATGCAGGCGGCCAGCAAGCCTCGCGTTCAGCAGGTGAATCACGAAACCGCCGCTCCGCAGAGCAATCAGGCGGTCGCCCAGGGAATTGCCGACGCACTGACCTCGGCCGGCCTGAGCGGATATGATATTGAAATTCGTTACAAGAGCGGCGTGGCCAGCCTGATCGGCTCGGTCGATGCCAAAGAACAGGCCGTCATGGCCCAACGGGCAACGATGAGCGTGCCGGGCGTGACCCAGGTACTCAACCGTCTGACCGTCAACGGTCAGCCTGTGAACATTCCGCCGACGGCAGGGGCTCCAGGCTACGGCCCGGCTCCCGGCATGCCGCCGCAGGGAATGGCTCAGGGCGGTCCGCAGGGCGCTGTGCCGGCCGGTTACCAGCAGGGATACGGTGCTCCTCCGCAAGGATATGGACCGCCCCCAGGCATGCCGATGCAGGGTTACGGCCCGCCGCCGGGAATGCCGCCGCAGGGTGCTCCGATCCAGCAGGCCCAGGGCATGGCCCCGGGCGGAATGCAGGCTCCGATGCCGCAGTACGGCAACGTCCAGCAGACCGGTCACCACATCTACAACCAGCCCAACATGCCGAACTATGCGTGGCCGACCTATGCCCCGTATGACAACTCGGCCGCGATCAGCTACCCGACCCAGTATGATGCCAGCGCCTTCCCATACATCGGCCCGTACTATCCGTACCCGCAGGTGCCGCTGGGCTGGCGTAAGTCGACCTTGGAATGGGACGACGGTTACTGGAGCCTGAAGTTTGATTCAAAGACCGACCGCTGGTGGTGGTTCCTCAATCCCCACAACTGGCATTGA
- a CDS encoding DUF6580 family putative transport protein: MYQSNKIFLACLFAYCVAVKVLPFALLHFGLDIRTEALYPWTFTPLFAVGIFGVALFRNLKLAYAIPLAASFLGDLLCGVFAGLQYGLTEGLAFAFYPGQVVNYIALILACSTGLLLRQSRNVALIAATAVLAPTLFFAVSNFGVWAFDIGIGYPHTLAGLGQAYVAAIPFYRNALISTVAFSGLLFSPIGMSQLTRVAVARETRQVTAAAPVSE, encoded by the coding sequence ATGTATCAGTCCAACAAGATTTTTCTGGCCTGCCTGTTTGCCTACTGCGTGGCCGTGAAAGTGCTTCCGTTTGCCCTGCTGCACTTCGGTCTCGACATCCGGACGGAAGCTCTCTATCCGTGGACTTTTACTCCGCTGTTTGCCGTCGGGATTTTCGGTGTGGCGCTCTTTCGCAATCTGAAGCTGGCCTATGCGATTCCCCTGGCTGCGAGTTTCCTGGGAGATCTACTGTGCGGCGTCTTTGCCGGCCTGCAGTATGGGCTGACCGAAGGTCTCGCCTTCGCGTTCTACCCAGGACAGGTGGTGAACTATATCGCCCTGATTCTCGCCTGCTCGACAGGATTGCTGCTGCGCCAGTCGCGAAATGTGGCGCTGATTGCCGCGACGGCTGTGCTGGCTCCGACGTTGTTCTTTGCGGTGAGCAATTTCGGCGTTTGGGCCTTTGACATTGGCATCGGTTATCCCCACACGTTGGCGGGACTGGGACAGGCATATGTCGCCGCCATTCCGTTCTATCGCAATGCTTTGATCAGTACCGTGGCGTTTTCAGGATTGCTGTTCAGCCCGATTGGGATGAGCCAGTTGACGCGCGTGGCAGTAGCTCGTGAGACGCGACAGGTGACGGCGGCTGCGCCGGTGAGCGAATAG
- a CDS encoding ATP-grasp domain-containing protein — protein MNIAVLGQADSWYVAELTRAAQGRGHAAECVDFRRLSAAVWEAQTLVTAGEAALHRVDAVLVRTMPPGSLEQVVFRMDALQRLEAQGIQVVNPPRAIEAAVDKFLTTARLAANGLPTPRTVVCESADDACIAFERLGQDVVVKPIFGSEGRGILRVSDPDLAYRTFRTLERTQAVLYLQEFIQHSGFDVRVLVLNGEVLGTFKRRHPTDFRTNVARAAVAEPHVATEEERQLALQACAAVGACFAGIDLLYDPAGRCLVIEVNAVPGWRAFQRVSGLDVADKVIEFLEKR, from the coding sequence ATGAACATTGCCGTCCTCGGACAGGCGGATAGCTGGTATGTCGCCGAGCTCACGCGCGCCGCGCAGGGGCGGGGACATGCCGCCGAGTGCGTCGACTTTCGACGGCTCTCCGCCGCAGTCTGGGAAGCTCAAACCCTTGTCACTGCCGGTGAAGCCGCACTGCATCGAGTGGACGCCGTGTTAGTGCGCACAATGCCGCCGGGGTCGCTCGAACAGGTGGTTTTCAGGATGGATGCGCTGCAGCGGCTGGAGGCGCAGGGAATTCAGGTAGTCAATCCGCCGCGAGCGATCGAGGCGGCGGTCGACAAGTTTCTGACAACTGCGAGACTCGCGGCGAACGGACTGCCGACGCCGCGGACGGTGGTCTGCGAATCCGCGGACGACGCGTGCATCGCCTTCGAACGACTCGGGCAGGACGTCGTCGTGAAGCCGATCTTCGGATCAGAGGGTCGCGGCATTCTGCGAGTGAGCGATCCCGATCTGGCATACCGGACTTTTCGCACGCTCGAGCGGACGCAGGCGGTGCTGTACCTGCAGGAGTTCATTCAGCACTCCGGCTTCGACGTACGGGTGCTGGTCCTCAACGGAGAAGTGCTGGGCACGTTCAAGCGGCGGCATCCGACCGACTTTCGTACGAACGTGGCTCGGGCTGCGGTCGCCGAGCCGCATGTCGCCACCGAAGAAGAGCGGCAGCTTGCCCTCCAGGCGTGTGCGGCCGTGGGAGCCTGTTTCGCAGGCATCGACTTGTTGTACGATCCCGCAGGCCGGTGCCTGGTGATTGAAGTGAACGCGGTGCCGGGCTGGCGGGCGTTTCAGCGCGTCAGCGGCCTCGACGTGGCCGACAAAGTGATCGAGTTTCTGGAGAAGCGGTGA
- a CDS encoding DUF1592 domain-containing protein, with the protein MRSHLVPACATGISARNVTVLGMFSLLIASPCFAEGEAAQPMTPVSGAAVYADQCARCHGPNGEGTKDYPTALTGDKSVLELKQVIAETMPEDKEQKCSASDAQAVAVYMSDKFYSVLAQERNRPATVEFSRLTVHQFENTVGDLIGSFRWNNPWYTEHGLHAEYYNLRSFDKKKRIHDRVDPVVNFSFGSAKPEGFPTEPDMEKRASDDIHDDQEFSIKWDGSIQIPETGDYEFIVESENGVRLYLNDWERPVFDAWVRSGSEKVYRYTTRLIGGRSYPFGLHFFRYKEPTASVILRWKRPGHVEEVIPERFLAPKGSPGFYVLKTPFPPDDQSIGYERGNSISKAWQEAVTMSALETAGYVVDNLNSLAGIKKDMPEEEKVKKRDQFCSTFVERAFRRPLSDDEKKLFVEQPRADVPLETGIKRVVLLALISPQFLYREAGLGEFNDFSMASWLSYSMWDSMPDRPLLDAAAKGELRKPDQIRRQVDRMAGDPRTQAKLKEFLRQWLRIDHFPEIAKNQTAFPEFNAAMVSDLRSSLDLSLDEFVTNKESDFRKLLLDDSLYLNGRLAAFYGAQLPADSGFQKVSQADQGRAGMLTHPLLLAGFAYDQESSPIHRGVFIARSLLGRRLKPPPEAVAPLAPDLHAGLSTRERVLLQTSPAVCQTCHSMINDLGFPLEHFDAAGRYRQVERDRPIDADGSYLNRSGTEVEFAGSRGLAEFLVSAPEVHEAFVEQLFHFTVKQPIRAFGPDKLNELTTGFAKNNFNVHKLLKEIVVMSAVRVQELQKPSPAGTDKLSSVTP; encoded by the coding sequence ATGAGAAGCCATCTCGTCCCCGCATGCGCAACAGGCATCTCCGCACGGAATGTGACGGTGCTGGGGATGTTCTCGCTGCTGATCGCCAGTCCTTGCTTCGCCGAAGGTGAAGCTGCCCAGCCCATGACTCCTGTCTCGGGCGCTGCCGTCTACGCAGACCAGTGCGCCCGCTGCCACGGCCCGAACGGCGAAGGGACGAAGGACTACCCGACCGCGCTCACCGGCGATAAATCGGTGCTGGAACTCAAGCAGGTGATCGCCGAGACGATGCCCGAAGACAAGGAGCAGAAATGCTCCGCGTCGGATGCCCAGGCGGTCGCGGTCTACATGTCCGACAAGTTCTACTCGGTCCTGGCGCAGGAGCGGAATCGCCCAGCCACGGTCGAGTTCTCCCGTCTGACGGTGCATCAGTTCGAAAACACCGTTGGCGACCTGATCGGTTCGTTCCGCTGGAACAATCCCTGGTACACCGAGCATGGCCTGCATGCCGAGTACTACAACCTCCGCTCGTTCGACAAGAAGAAGCGGATTCACGATCGCGTCGACCCGGTCGTGAATTTCTCGTTCGGCAGCGCGAAGCCCGAAGGGTTTCCGACCGAACCGGACATGGAAAAACGGGCGTCGGATGACATTCACGACGACCAGGAATTCTCGATCAAGTGGGACGGCAGCATCCAGATTCCCGAGACGGGTGACTATGAGTTCATCGTCGAGTCGGAAAACGGCGTGCGCTTGTACCTGAACGATTGGGAACGGCCCGTGTTCGACGCCTGGGTGCGTTCAGGCAGCGAGAAGGTCTATCGCTACACCACCCGTCTGATCGGCGGCCGGTCGTATCCGTTCGGCCTGCATTTCTTCCGTTACAAGGAGCCGACCGCGTCGGTGATCCTCCGCTGGAAGCGACCGGGGCATGTGGAAGAAGTGATTCCGGAACGGTTCCTGGCGCCCAAGGGCTCGCCGGGCTTCTATGTGCTGAAGACTCCCTTCCCGCCGGATGACCAGAGCATCGGCTACGAGCGCGGCAATTCGATTTCGAAAGCCTGGCAGGAAGCGGTCACGATGTCCGCTCTCGAAACAGCCGGGTACGTCGTCGACAATCTGAATTCGCTCGCCGGCATCAAGAAGGACATGCCCGAAGAAGAGAAGGTCAAGAAACGGGACCAGTTCTGTTCGACCTTTGTGGAACGTGCGTTTCGCCGGCCGCTGTCGGATGACGAGAAGAAGCTGTTTGTCGAACAACCGCGGGCCGACGTGCCGCTGGAAACCGGCATCAAACGAGTGGTGCTGCTGGCACTGATCTCGCCGCAGTTTCTGTATCGCGAAGCGGGCCTGGGCGAGTTCAATGACTTCTCAATGGCGTCATGGCTCTCCTACTCGATGTGGGATTCGATGCCGGATCGTCCCCTGCTGGATGCTGCCGCCAAGGGGGAACTCCGCAAGCCCGACCAGATCCGTCGTCAGGTCGACCGCATGGCAGGCGATCCGCGCACGCAGGCCAAGCTGAAAGAGTTTCTGCGGCAATGGCTGCGAATCGATCACTTCCCGGAGATCGCCAAGAATCAGACGGCATTTCCAGAGTTCAATGCCGCGATGGTTTCCGACCTGCGCTCGTCGCTCGATTTGTCGCTCGATGAGTTTGTCACGAACAAAGAGAGTGACTTCCGCAAGCTGCTGCTGGATGACTCGCTGTATTTGAATGGCCGTCTCGCGGCGTTCTATGGAGCGCAGCTTCCGGCCGATTCCGGTTTCCAGAAAGTGTCGCAGGCCGATCAGGGCCGAGCCGGCATGTTGACTCACCCGTTGCTGCTGGCTGGCTTCGCCTACGATCAGGAAAGCTCGCCGATTCATCGGGGCGTGTTCATCGCCCGCAGTTTACTCGGTCGCCGGCTGAAGCCGCCCCCGGAAGCAGTGGCTCCGCTCGCGCCGGATCTGCATGCAGGATTGAGCACTCGCGAACGGGTGCTGCTGCAAACCAGTCCGGCGGTGTGCCAGACCTGCCATTCGATGATCAACGACCTCGGATTTCCGCTGGAGCATTTCGATGCCGCCGGTCGATATCGGCAGGTGGAACGTGACCGTCCGATTGATGCCGACGGTTCGTACCTGAATCGTTCCGGAACGGAAGTGGAATTTGCCGGATCACGCGGACTGGCGGAGTTCCTGGTTTCGGCCCCGGAAGTGCATGAAGCGTTTGTCGAACAATTGTTCCACTTCACGGTGAAGCAGCCGATTCGCGCCTTTGGACCTGATAAGCTGAACGAACTGACGACTGGCTTTGCCAAAAACAATTTCAACGTGCATAAACTGCTCAAGGAAATTGTGGTGATGTCGGCCGTGCGAGTGCAGGAGCTGCAGAAGCCGTCCCCCGCCGGGACGGACAAGCTGAGTTCCGTTACTCCGTAG
- a CDS encoding inositol monophosphatase family protein: MQVNAEQIVDVLRQVTPDLLRWSGAIAKRMRTFNVALEGKHSGNANTDALTLADLTVQELVIAGLRDRAPLLRHCRIEAEEANGDLGAFAEESPLSIALDPIDGTKYFKDKTGNGYAVMIHLRTRDEVLYSLVYAPEDGATGTWTQAYGNVVKSGADDFSVNAFDCLEQMPAIDPARRPDSKKIYLIGFQKNDPANAAQVTAAGLHGYAPDDMPASIYPLLATGAFGGSLIHTPNIYDYPVSFQLARLLGGDSVWVHNGERVNFSETWMDDRADMLRLPGIVATADSPAKLKILCDLARDWSGVRYPE; this comes from the coding sequence ATGCAGGTGAATGCAGAACAGATTGTCGACGTGCTGCGTCAGGTGACTCCCGACCTGCTCAGATGGTCCGGCGCGATTGCCAAACGGATGCGGACCTTCAACGTCGCCCTCGAAGGAAAGCACTCCGGCAATGCGAACACCGATGCCCTGACATTGGCCGACCTGACCGTGCAGGAACTCGTGATTGCCGGACTGCGTGATCGCGCGCCCTTGCTACGTCACTGCCGGATTGAAGCAGAAGAAGCCAACGGGGATCTGGGGGCCTTCGCCGAAGAGAGCCCGCTGTCGATCGCACTCGACCCCATCGACGGCACCAAGTATTTCAAAGACAAAACCGGCAACGGCTATGCGGTGATGATTCACCTGCGCACCCGTGACGAGGTGCTGTATTCGCTGGTCTATGCTCCGGAAGATGGCGCGACCGGCACCTGGACGCAGGCGTACGGCAACGTCGTGAAGAGCGGTGCTGACGACTTCTCGGTGAACGCGTTCGATTGTCTGGAACAGATGCCCGCCATCGATCCCGCCCGACGGCCTGACTCCAAAAAGATCTATCTCATCGGCTTTCAGAAGAACGACCCGGCGAATGCCGCGCAGGTGACCGCGGCCGGCCTGCATGGTTACGCCCCCGACGACATGCCTGCGAGCATCTACCCACTCTTAGCAACGGGCGCTTTCGGCGGCTCGCTGATCCACACTCCGAACATCTACGACTACCCTGTGTCGTTTCAGCTCGCTCGACTGCTGGGAGGCGACTCGGTGTGGGTGCATAACGGCGAACGGGTGAACTTCTCCGAAACCTGGATGGACGACCGCGCCGACATGCTCCGCCTACCCGGCATCGTGGCGACGGCAGACTCGCCAGCGAAGCTCAAGATCCTTTGCGATTTAGCCCGTGACTGGAGTGGGGTGCGATACCCGGAGTGA
- a CDS encoding amylo-alpha-1,6-glucosidase: MIRTDREWLETDGLGGFASGAISGRRSRRYHALLLTATRPPIGRVVLVNGIEAQVSTPTGPVPISSQHYVPNVVQPNGDRYLKSFEIEPWPQWTFMLPDGTRLRQELFIPHGKSATVLRWSLLDAPSGLVTLAVRPLLSGRDYHSLHHENQDFSFDHVGDARDMAWHPYRGVPGIIAFTNGTYSQEPLWYRQFLYAHEEERGLDAVEDLASPGVFRFELSREPAVCILTAEGPDTLIPNHGELPDELAERLAQSERVRRVRFPTPLHRAADQYLVRRSPGQTIIAGYPWFTDWGRDTFISLRGLCLAAGRLDDAGQILRAWAGTVSQGMVPNRFPDSGDTPEYNSVDASLWFVLAVQEYLLAMEKAGAPVSKGDRQRLQGAVGQILTGYSQGTRFQIAADEDGLLRAGQPGVQLTWMDAKVDDWVVTPRIGKPVEIQALWINALAVGANFDPRWRDLLRRAMTSFPLRFWNADLGCLYDVVDVDHQPGKYDASIRPNQIFAAGGLPVCLLADEQAAQVIGIVERELMTPLGLRTLAPDDPNYHPHYTGGIRDRDGAYHQGTVWPWLTGAFVTAWLRLKGNTPDAREAARARFLQPLLDHLDDAGLGHVSEIVDGDPSEIKSGLKQIPRGCPFQAWSVGELLRLRDTILADSV; encoded by the coding sequence ATGATTCGCACCGACCGGGAATGGCTCGAAACCGATGGCCTCGGCGGCTTCGCTTCAGGCGCGATCTCCGGCCGCCGCAGTCGCCGCTACCACGCCCTGCTGCTGACCGCCACGCGCCCTCCCATTGGTCGGGTCGTCCTCGTCAATGGGATCGAAGCCCAGGTTTCGACCCCGACAGGTCCGGTCCCCATCTCAAGTCAGCATTACGTCCCCAACGTCGTCCAGCCCAACGGCGACCGCTACCTGAAGTCGTTCGAGATCGAGCCCTGGCCGCAGTGGACCTTCATGCTGCCCGATGGGACGCGACTCCGGCAGGAACTCTTCATTCCCCACGGCAAGTCGGCAACCGTCCTTCGCTGGTCTCTCCTCGATGCCCCATCTGGTCTCGTCACCTTGGCCGTTCGGCCGCTCCTCTCCGGCCGAGACTATCATTCCCTGCACCACGAGAATCAGGACTTCAGCTTCGATCATGTCGGCGACGCCAGGGACATGGCCTGGCATCCTTACCGCGGCGTGCCTGGCATCATTGCCTTCACCAATGGAACGTATTCGCAGGAACCGCTTTGGTATCGGCAATTCCTGTACGCCCACGAAGAAGAACGAGGCCTCGATGCCGTCGAAGACCTCGCTTCTCCCGGCGTTTTTCGGTTTGAACTCAGCCGCGAACCTGCCGTTTGCATTCTCACCGCCGAAGGCCCCGACACGCTGATTCCCAACCATGGCGAACTCCCCGACGAACTCGCGGAACGACTCGCTCAAAGCGAACGGGTACGTCGAGTGCGATTCCCGACGCCGCTGCATCGCGCGGCCGACCAATATCTCGTCCGGCGAAGCCCCGGTCAGACCATCATCGCCGGCTATCCGTGGTTCACGGATTGGGGGCGAGACACATTTATCTCGCTCCGCGGGCTGTGTCTCGCCGCCGGTCGACTCGATGATGCCGGTCAGATTCTCCGCGCCTGGGCCGGAACCGTTTCACAGGGCATGGTCCCCAATCGCTTTCCCGACAGCGGCGATACGCCCGAATACAACTCGGTCGACGCTTCGCTCTGGTTCGTCCTGGCGGTGCAGGAGTACCTGCTCGCGATGGAGAAGGCGGGAGCGCCGGTCTCTAAAGGGGACCGACAACGGTTGCAGGGGGCGGTGGGGCAGATCCTCACCGGGTATTCGCAGGGAACCCGGTTTCAAATCGCCGCCGACGAAGATGGACTGTTGCGGGCCGGGCAGCCGGGCGTGCAGCTCACCTGGATGGACGCCAAGGTCGACGACTGGGTCGTCACTCCGCGGATCGGCAAGCCTGTCGAAATTCAGGCCTTGTGGATCAATGCACTCGCGGTCGGTGCAAACTTCGATCCGCGCTGGCGCGATCTGCTCCGTCGGGCGATGACAAGTTTCCCGCTCCGCTTCTGGAACGCTGACCTTGGGTGCCTGTACGACGTGGTCGATGTCGACCATCAGCCAGGGAAGTACGATGCCAGCATCCGGCCGAATCAGATCTTCGCGGCCGGCGGTTTGCCGGTCTGCCTGCTGGCGGATGAACAGGCCGCACAGGTAATTGGCATTGTGGAACGGGAGCTGATGACTCCGCTGGGACTCAGAACCTTGGCGCCCGACGATCCGAATTATCATCCGCACTACACCGGCGGCATTCGCGACCGGGACGGCGCTTATCATCAGGGGACGGTCTGGCCGTGGTTGACGGGCGCGTTCGTCACCGCCTGGCTGCGCCTCAAGGGGAACACGCCTGACGCCAGAGAAGCAGCTCGAGCGCGGTTCCTGCAGCCGTTACTCGATCACCTCGATGATGCTGGACTGGGGCACGTTTCCGAGATCGTCGACGGCGACCCGTCGGAAATCAAATCGGGCCTGAAGCAGATTCCCAGAGGCTGCCCATTTCAAGCCTGGTCAGTCGGAGAACTACTGCGGCTGAGAGACACCATTCTCGCCGACTCAGTTTAA
- a CDS encoding DEAD/DEAH box helicase — protein MFADLPLLPELHQALAKLEYSTPTPIQAQTIPHLLDGRDLLGCAQTGTGKTAAFALPILNRLGSDNRRAVPNSPRALILAPTRELASQIGDSFLEYGQFLKLRTTCVFGGVGQGRQVQSMNRGVHILVATPGRLLDLMNQGHIRLDRLEVFVLDEADRMLDMGFLPDLKRIVSKLPTERHSLFFSATLPRAASDLAANLLNDPIRVEVAPQSTTVELIEQQVMFVSNGEKGPVLERLLQSPEVGKAIVFTRTKRGADRLASQLCANGVKADAIHGNKSQNARTRTLDMFRSSRLNVLVATDLAARGLDVDGLTHVVNYDLPVEAESYVHRIGRTGRAGASGMAVTLCDSTERGQLRAIERLIRQNLPVHPEYPDLNRGSGRSGEGKGGGGRNPFRPRGDARGRRPGGAPPARGPRSPRGRRMARQA, from the coding sequence TTGTTTGCTGACCTGCCCCTCCTGCCAGAACTCCATCAGGCTCTCGCCAAGCTGGAGTACTCCACGCCCACCCCGATTCAAGCCCAGACGATTCCCCACCTGCTCGATGGCCGCGACCTCCTCGGTTGCGCCCAGACAGGCACCGGCAAAACGGCGGCTTTCGCCCTGCCGATTCTGAATCGCCTTGGCAGCGACAACCGCCGCGCGGTCCCCAACTCACCGCGGGCACTGATTCTGGCCCCGACCCGCGAGCTCGCCTCGCAGATCGGCGACAGCTTCCTCGAATACGGCCAGTTCCTGAAACTGCGCACGACCTGCGTCTTTGGCGGCGTCGGCCAGGGTCGTCAGGTGCAGTCGATGAACCGCGGGGTCCATATTCTGGTCGCCACGCCGGGCCGTCTGCTCGACCTGATGAACCAGGGACACATCCGCCTCGATCGGCTGGAAGTGTTTGTGCTGGACGAAGCCGACCGGATGCTCGACATGGGCTTCCTGCCGGACCTGAAGCGCATCGTCTCGAAGCTTCCGACTGAGCGGCATTCGCTGTTCTTCTCGGCTACCCTGCCGCGGGCCGCATCGGACCTGGCAGCGAACCTGCTGAACGACCCGATTCGGGTTGAAGTCGCTCCACAGTCCACCACCGTGGAACTGATCGAGCAACAGGTGATGTTTGTTTCCAACGGCGAAAAAGGCCCAGTTCTCGAACGACTCCTGCAGTCTCCGGAAGTGGGTAAAGCGATCGTGTTCACCCGGACCAAACGGGGCGCCGATCGGCTCGCCAGCCAACTGTGTGCGAACGGCGTGAAAGCCGACGCCATTCACGGCAACAAGTCGCAGAACGCCCGGACACGGACGCTCGACATGTTCCGTTCGAGCCGGCTGAACGTCCTGGTGGCAACCGACCTGGCTGCCCGTGGACTCGATGTCGATGGCTTGACCCATGTGGTCAACTACGACCTCCCGGTAGAAGCGGAATCCTATGTTCACCGGATCGGCCGAACCGGCCGCGCCGGGGCCAGCGGCATGGCCGTGACCTTGTGCGATTCGACCGAACGCGGTCAATTGCGGGCGATTGAACGCCTGATTCGCCAGAACCTGCCGGTGCATCCGGAATACCCGGACCTGAATCGCGGCAGCGGTCGCAGCGGTGAAGGCAAAGGCGGCGGCGGACGCAACCCGTTCCGTCCTCGCGGCGACGCTCGTGGACGCCGACCGGGCGGTGCGCCTCCGGCACGCGGCCCGCGCAGTCCGCGTGGACGCCGGATGGCCCGCCAGGCTTGA